One window of Natrinema sp. SYSU A 869 genomic DNA carries:
- a CDS encoding transcription initiation factor IIB family protein — protein sequence MTRESVTAEITAIATELEADDSIGQYAAIIAEEVQHRDVQVTTSERTAAACLLAACRLREEPVRVTVIADQTAVSKEQILGEMQRLSRELEIGVPLADPERLIEKSCDELALPEPVRDRAVRLARIGDDVSVTSGVSPYTYTAAVLYVVCSPTDVDLSQADIAAHFDVSTATLRERRDDLLEATGSKLFEIQFPDASPEAVSLVDDLLTEARTTEWARNKRSLGILGGAWLYVANAAEIYTSATELATIIGVSDSTIRARYEQFVEYVDSANRAPVIASLEQR from the coding sequence ATGACACGCGAATCAGTTACGGCGGAGATAACGGCGATAGCAACGGAACTCGAGGCCGACGATTCGATCGGGCAGTACGCAGCGATAATCGCCGAAGAGGTGCAGCACCGAGATGTCCAGGTTACAACATCGGAACGGACTGCCGCTGCGTGTTTGCTCGCCGCGTGTCGGCTTCGCGAGGAGCCGGTACGAGTGACCGTCATAGCCGATCAGACAGCCGTTTCGAAGGAGCAGATCCTCGGTGAAATGCAGCGTCTCTCGCGAGAACTCGAGATTGGAGTTCCACTTGCCGATCCAGAGAGACTCATCGAGAAAAGCTGTGACGAACTCGCGTTGCCGGAACCCGTTCGGGACCGGGCCGTACGTCTCGCCCGAATCGGTGATGACGTTAGCGTGACGAGCGGCGTTTCTCCATACACCTATACCGCCGCAGTGCTCTACGTCGTCTGCTCGCCGACCGACGTGGACCTCTCACAGGCCGATATCGCAGCTCACTTTGACGTTTCGACTGCCACCCTTCGTGAACGACGAGACGACCTCCTCGAGGCGACGGGAAGCAAATTGTTCGAGATCCAGTTTCCCGATGCGTCTCCCGAGGCAGTGTCGCTGGTCGATGACCTTCTCACGGAGGCGCGGACGACCGAGTGGGCACGGAACAAGCGGAGTTTGGGAATTCTCGGCGGTGCATGGTTGTACGTTGCAAACGCCGCCGAGATATACACGAGTGCGACGGAATTGGCGACCATCATCGGAGTCAGTGACTCCACGATTCGGGCTCGCTACGAGCAATTCGTCGAATACGTCGATAGTGCGAACCGAGCCCCCGTTATCGCTTCCCTCGAGCAGAGATGA